CATGAACGCGAGATAACGCTCGAGATACGAGTCGAGCTGCGCGCCGCCGTTCGGACCGAGTGCGAACCAGAAACCGGTGACGAGCCGCGGCGACTTCTCGCGACCCGCCTGACTCCATGCGTTTCGAGCAAGCTCGAACTTTTCGGCGACGTCTTCGGCGGTCGGTCCGAAGCTGAACGACGTGATCCCGTCCGCCCAGCGCGCCGCACGCCGGATCGATTGCGCAAAGAGTGCGCCGATCATCAGCTCCGGCCCGCCCTTCTGCAGCGGAAACGGCTCGACCGGCCGCTCGATCCCCTCCGCCATGATCTCTCCTCTCCACACCCGGCGCATCGTGGCCACGCTGTCTTCGAGACGCCCGAGCAGGCGGTGATCCCAGACTGCGCCGACGGCGCGATAGTCCTCGTCCCGTCCGCCGACTCCGACGCCGACCGAAAGCCGCCCGCGTGACAGCACGTCGAGCGTCGCAAGCTGCTTGGCAAGCAGAACGGGACGGTGCATCGGCAGCA
This sequence is a window from Candidatus Limnocylindrales bacterium. Protein-coding genes within it:
- a CDS encoding LLM class flavin-dependent oxidoreductase codes for the protein MQPALTSMQVGLHLPVMAPGLDRDGILEWSRRIDAGPFSTLAVGERINFPNPEAMVTLTAAAVATERVKLAFAVLVLPMHRPVLLAKQLATLDVLSRGRLSVGVGVGGRDEDYRAVGAVWDHRLLGRLEDSVATMRRVWRGEIMAEGIERPVEPFPLQKGGPELMIGALFAQSIRRAARWADGITSFSFGPTAEDVAEKFELARNAWSQAGREKSPRLVTGFWFALGPNGGAQLDSYLERYLAFMGPTAGRDLAPFCIARSASGAREAIARCRDAGADEVLLTPTTADPDEVLRLADLLG